One window of the Bradysia coprophila strain Holo2 chromosome X unlocalized genomic scaffold, BU_Bcop_v1 contig_26, whole genome shotgun sequence genome contains the following:
- the LOC119069249 gene encoding failed axon connections homolog isoform X1 produces MTGLHKIICDTFPEVVLDLFYTILLSSIVLYLTVRLLSRYYVSKTKKIIRAKWSTSPKDVVIFHTTARGKSCPVISPFALKLETFFRMAKIPYQFDDEFPFGSKGKTPWITFNGKHIADSQLIVELLKKKFDVRLGNYSDTDLAYGRAVRMMIEEHLYWGGVVWRFKYCDRKVLRDMYSPLMVKNFNWIIRPLAWRSIVSRFNAMAWAQGIGRHSYDEIVEMMHSSCEALSIILGNKKFLLGDEPCEDDAAVFGLLAQALYSSPGAPFHAMFEKCPNIVQYVERMKSIYWPDWNNLLTTD; encoded by the exons ATGACTGGcttacataaaattatttgtgatacCTTTCCGGAAGTGGTACTCGATTTGTTTTATACAATCCTGTTGTCATCAATTGTTTTGTACTTGACTGTACGTTTATTGAGTCGATACTATGTCTCGAAGACGAAAAAGATAATACG AGCTAAATGGAGTACATCACCAAAGGATGTTGTTATTTTCCACACCACAGCTAGGGGCAAGTCATGTCCAGTGATTTCACCATTTGCACTTAAGCTTGAAACATTCTTTCGAATGGCTAAAATTCCCTACCAA TTTGACGACGAGTTTCCGTTCGGTTCAAAGGGTAAGACGCCCTGGATAACTTTCAATGGAAAACACATTGCAGACTCACAGCTTATTGtggaattattgaaaaa aaagtttGATGTAAGGCTGGGAAACTACAGTGACACAGATCTCGCCTATGGTCGAGCAGTTCGAATGATGATTGAAGAACATTTGTATTG GGGTGGCGTTGTTTGGAGATTTAAATATTGCGATCGAAAAGTTCTTCGAGACATGTACTCACCGTTAATGGTAAAGAACTTTAATTGGATAATTCGGCCGTTGGCTTGGCGATCGATTGTGTCTAGATTTAATGCCATGGCATGGGCACAAGGGATCGGTCGTCATTCATACGATGAAATTGTGGAAATGATGCATAGTTCATGTGAAGCACTCTCGATAATACttggaaataagaaatttcttCTTGGTGACGAGCCCTGCGAAGATGATGCTGCAGTTTTCGGTCTACTAGCCCAAGCACTTTATTCATCGCCCGGTGCTCCCTTTCATGCCATGTTTGAAA AATGCCCGAACATCGTGCAATACGTTGAGAGAATGAAAAGTATTTATTGGCCGGACTGGAATAATTTGTTGACTACTGATTAA
- the LOC119069249 gene encoding failed axon connections homolog isoform X2, with the protein MAKIPYQFDDEFPFGSKGKTPWITFNGKHIADSQLIVELLKKKFDVRLGNYSDTDLAYGRAVRMMIEEHLYWGGVVWRFKYCDRKVLRDMYSPLMVKNFNWIIRPLAWRSIVSRFNAMAWAQGIGRHSYDEIVEMMHSSCEALSIILGNKKFLLGDEPCEDDAAVFGLLAQALYSSPGAPFHAMFEKCPNIVQYVERMKSIYWPDWNNLLTTD; encoded by the exons ATGGCTAAAATTCCCTACCAA TTTGACGACGAGTTTCCGTTCGGTTCAAAGGGTAAGACGCCCTGGATAACTTTCAATGGAAAACACATTGCAGACTCACAGCTTATTGtggaattattgaaaaa aaagtttGATGTAAGGCTGGGAAACTACAGTGACACAGATCTCGCCTATGGTCGAGCAGTTCGAATGATGATTGAAGAACATTTGTATTG GGGTGGCGTTGTTTGGAGATTTAAATATTGCGATCGAAAAGTTCTTCGAGACATGTACTCACCGTTAATGGTAAAGAACTTTAATTGGATAATTCGGCCGTTGGCTTGGCGATCGATTGTGTCTAGATTTAATGCCATGGCATGGGCACAAGGGATCGGTCGTCATTCATACGATGAAATTGTGGAAATGATGCATAGTTCATGTGAAGCACTCTCGATAATACttggaaataagaaatttcttCTTGGTGACGAGCCCTGCGAAGATGATGCTGCAGTTTTCGGTCTACTAGCCCAAGCACTTTATTCATCGCCCGGTGCTCCCTTTCATGCCATGTTTGAAA AATGCCCGAACATCGTGCAATACGTTGAGAGAATGAAAAGTATTTATTGGCCGGACTGGAATAATTTGTTGACTACTGATTAA